A stretch of Microbacterium sp. LWH3-1.2 DNA encodes these proteins:
- a CDS encoding SDR family NAD(P)-dependent oxidoreductase, whose translation MTEILLPGIGGRLFVVTGAAGGQGAAEVLLLASQGASVVAVDIRDEAPELTDAASALPGTVTYRRLDVTDEADWAALAASLAGRVLKGLVNNAGVTHRVRIGAVERADWDRVLAVNVTGAMLGIQALLPLMGAGSSIVNIGSAAGVTGHYTAAYTTSKWALRGLTHSCVTELGPRGIRVNIVNPGYIRTEMTASAPAAFLDANVAIAPLHRGGEPDEVASVVVFLLSDAAAYVTGAEVGVDGGQFLSGVATFLSDAVRPQPS comes from the coding sequence ATGACCGAGATCCTCCTTCCCGGCATCGGCGGTCGCCTCTTCGTCGTCACCGGCGCCGCCGGAGGGCAGGGCGCAGCAGAGGTGCTCCTGCTCGCGAGCCAGGGCGCCTCCGTCGTCGCGGTCGACATCCGCGACGAAGCACCGGAGTTGACGGATGCCGCATCTGCACTGCCGGGAACGGTGACGTATCGTCGCCTCGACGTGACCGACGAGGCCGACTGGGCAGCGCTCGCCGCCTCGCTCGCCGGCCGCGTCCTGAAGGGGCTGGTCAACAACGCGGGCGTGACCCACCGCGTCCGCATCGGTGCCGTCGAGCGCGCGGACTGGGATCGCGTGCTCGCCGTGAACGTGACGGGCGCGATGCTCGGCATCCAGGCGCTGCTCCCCCTCATGGGCGCCGGTTCGTCGATCGTCAACATCGGCTCCGCCGCTGGAGTCACCGGCCACTACACCGCCGCCTACACCACCAGCAAGTGGGCGCTGCGAGGGCTCACGCACTCCTGCGTCACGGAACTCGGGCCGCGCGGCATCCGCGTCAACATCGTCAACCCCGGATACATCCGCACCGAGATGACGGCGAGCGCTCCCGCCGCGTTCCTCGATGCCAACGTCGCGATCGCTCCGCTGCATCGCGGCGGCGAGCCCGACGAGGTGGCCAGCGTCGTCGTGTTCCTGCTGTCCGATGCCGCCGCGTACGTCACCGGCGCGGAGGTGGGCGTCGACGGCGGCCAGTTCCTCTCAGGCGTCGCGACATTCCTGTCGGATGCCGTCCGCCCCCAGCCTTCCTAG